One Phoenix dactylifera cultivar Barhee BC4 unplaced genomic scaffold, palm_55x_up_171113_PBpolish2nd_filt_p 001320F, whole genome shotgun sequence DNA window includes the following coding sequences:
- the LOC103724334 gene encoding polygalacturonase-like: MAQFMAFLLTILFICSFTSAMAAYNIADFGAKPDGRTDSAKPFLSAWAAACGSSQPSAIIVPAGRFLLSQALFQGPCKNSNIRIFISGTIVAPSGYGSNTVWISFNYVQGLSIFGGTLDGQGQSFWACKMAGRSCPNGATSLTIAESKNILISGLTLLNSEVFHISIFGSSGVTVRGAKITAPGDSPNTDGIHIQKSSFVTVSGSSIKTGDDCISMGEGATDVWIEKISCGPGHGISIGSLGDTPQEDGVQNVTVKSVVLAGTQNGLRIKTWGKPNTGFVKGIRFEHAIMQNVQNPIVIDQNYCPGNKNCPGQSSGIKISQVMYSDIHGSSATQAAVKFDCSSSNPCSGIGLQNINLSYLDKQAQSYCRNVQGSTSGFVIPPSCL, encoded by the exons ATGGCACAGTTCATGGCCTTTCTTCTCACAATTCTCTTTATCTGCTCCTTCACAAGCGCAATGGCAGCCTACAACATTGCAGATTTTGGAGCCAAACCTGACGGTCGAACCGACTCGGCCAAGCCATTCCTCAGTGCATGGGCTGCTGCTTGTGGTTCCAGCCAGCCTTCAGCTATTATTGTGCCCGCCGGCAGGTTCCTCCTCAGCCAGGCCCTCTTCCAGGGGCCATGCAAGAACAGCAATATAAGGATCTTCATCAGTGGGACTATTGTGGCTCCCTCCGGTTATGGTTCTAACACAGTATGGATATCATTCAACTACGTCCAAGGCTTATCCATCTTCGGTGGGACACTCGATGGGCAAGGGCAGTCCTTCTGGGCCTGCAAGATGGCTGGCCGGAGCTGTCCAAATGGCGCCACG TCTCTCACGATCGCCGAATCAAAGAACATCCTGATCAGCGGCCTGACATTGTTGAACAGCGAAGTCTTCCACATCTCGATCTTTGGCAGCTCCGGTGTCACGGTGCGGGGTGCGAAGATCACCGCCCCGGGGGACAGCCCCAACACCGACGGCATCCACATCCAGAAGTCAAGCTTCGTGACCGTCAGCGGAAGCAGCATCAAGACCGGCGACGACTGCATTTCCATGGGCGAAGGTGCCACTGACGTCTGGATTGAGAAGATAAGCTGTGGCCCGGGTCATGGCATCAG CATTGGAAGCTTAGGGGATACGCCGCAGGAAGATGGCGTGCAGAACGTGACGGTGAAGTCGGTGGTGCTCGCGGGGACGCAGAACGGGCTAAGGATCAAAACATGGGGGAAGCCTAACACTGGGTTTGTTAAGGGGATCAGGTTTGAGCATGCCATCATGCAGAATGTCCAAAATCCTATCGTCATCGATCAGAACTACTGCCCTGGAAACAAGAACTGCCCTGGCCAG AGCTCGGGCATCAAGATCAGTCAGGTGATGTACAGCGACATCCATGGGTCGTCGGCGACCCAAGCAGCAGTGAAGTTCGATTGCAGCTCGAGCAATCCATGCAGTGGAATTGGGTTGCAGAACATAAATCTAAGTTACTTAGACAAGCAGGCACAGTCGTACTGTAGGAATGTTCAGGGGAGCACTTCTGGCTTTGTTATTCCTCCGAGTTGCCTCTGA